Part of the Niallia alba genome is shown below.
GTCATAATGGCCTTTTCGGGATAGGATATACCTTTTTCCATAAACACAAGGCGTAAGTGCAATTTAACACCCGCTTTTGTTTTGCGGAATTTTGCCCATTTATGATTAGTCAAATTGAGAGGCAATGTGCTTGAATCAATGATTTTTAATGGCATCACAAGTTTCGTGTTGTGCGTTTTGGCATGAATTTGTGAAACTAAATCAAGGAAAAGCTTTTGGAATAAGTCTGGATTCATGCCATTTAAACGGCGTGAGAGTTGGGAAATACTGATAGAATCAAGATCAATGCCCTTTTGCAGTTGATCATCGAAAAGACAATCGCTCAGCGCATGCAGACTTTCGACTTCTTCTAGCTGCGCAAAAAGTAATAATTTTAGAAATGACTCTGTCGTTAGTTTTTTCGTATAGAAATCTAATTTCAACGTTTTCACGTTTTCTTCAAATAATTGAAGATTTATTGGTGAAAACCATTGTCCAAATGAAGTTTTTCGTGTAATCTTGTCCATGCGATAGTCCTTTTTAGTGGATTTGGACGGGTTACCACCTAACTTATCCATTATAAAGGACTTTTTCTTTGCATAAAATGATAAAATTGAACATTTCAAGTATTTTTAATAGTTAAATTAAATTAACGCAACACTAGTGATTTTTAATAGTTAAATTAAATTAACGCAACACTAGTGTAAAAAAAATATAAAATAATTACAATGGGACAAGGAGACTGTCTCCCTAGTCCCTTACTTTGCTATAATTATGTCATCAAATATGATATTCGGAGTGTAAAAATAAATGAAAAAGAATAGATTCAAGCATGATGATTTTGAAGATGATACAAACGATGAATTTTATTTTATAGCTGGTCACACGGATGGTGGTGCAACATTTGGACTTCATTGGGAAGATATTATCCCAGAAGAATTGAATTTCAGACCAGCTATCAAAAAAGATGCAGAAGAAGTTGTAGAGCTAATTCATCTTGCAATTGGAGATATCGCTGAGCAGTTAACCGGTCAAACGAAGGTGGAAAATATTCATGCGACTCTTGCAAAATTTTTTCGTGAAGAAAACAATCGTCTTAGCTATCAAAATGTGATAGTTGCGGATATTTTTGACGAGATAACTGGAATTATCGTAACTTATTCTGGAACAGATGCTTACCAATTGGACAAGCCTCTACTTGAACGTTTAAGAAGAAAAACAAGGAATCAGAACATTAACTTTGATCAAGAGGCGGATATTGGAGATTTATATATTGACACGATTTCTGTCTCACCAAAGTTTCAGGGCTATGGAATTGGGTCGAAATTGCTGAGAAAGGCTGAAGAATTAGCGTTACAGAAAGGATATGAGCGAATATCCCTCAATGTCGCCAAGGATAATCCCGATGCAAAAAAGTTATACACTCGTAGGGGATATCAAGAAGTTAAAGAGATACAGATTAATGGTCATACTTATGACTATATGGTGCATACATTGAATTTTCATGCTAGTAGGGATTAATTTATGCTGTTTCATCCACTGTCTATTTCGGCGATTTTACAAAGGAGAGCATCTTCTTAAATTAGGAACCAATAAAGCAAGAGCGATTGAGTGATTCAAGCGGAAGCGAACATTGATGTGGAACGCGATAAGTAAGGATAATTTAATATACTAAATAAACTTATAGAGTCATATTAGAAAAAATTCAATTGTTAGATGGGTAAACGTTTTAATTAATTTATGATAATAGGACAAATGGAATGAAACGGAATAGTCAAAGGTTTAGAAGATTGTAGAGAAATGATATCTCAAAACTATTAAAGTTTCAGTGGACAAGAAATCTGTCCCCTGGTCCCTTTAGTATCCTGGATAATAAGGATTCGAATATGGATATGGATACGGGGATGGATAAGGATATGCATACGGGTAAGGAGCAGGTACTGGATAAGGAGCTGGTGTTGCCGCCGCGCCAAGTGCTAATCCTGTAAGAGTACCTAATGCAAACCCTCCTCCTGGATAATTTCCACCTTGATGAGACCAGTTTCCACCATGTCCCCAATTTGGATGTCCGCCTCCATGTTGATGCCAATTAGTGTGACCACCATGGCCTCTTGATGGATGACCTCCACCGCCATGATGTGACCTCATACCTGTTTGATTAAAATTCATTATTGTTTTGGGCCCCTTTCCTTTAAAATTTCTATATCATATGCCTATCCTATCCAAATGGATATAATATAGTTGGTAAAAAAACAACCTCACCCGTAGTTAGGGAATGGGATATTTTCCAAATAGTATTTCAAAGTCGGTGGCACCATTTTTTTGTGACACCATTTTAAATGAAAGTAGGGGTTATGCCTTTACAAATTTGTGGTATAACAACCATGAAAACATATTTTATTTTTCAGAATTCAATTGAGAATCGTTTTCACCAAATGGGATTTAGTGTATAATCTTCCTGGGGAAGTAGAACCTATCAGTATGCTCATTTCTGATCATTAAATACAAGGAGTTTGATTGTATGGATAATAAAAAGAAGCAAGATGCAAACGATAATATTGAGGTCTGGGAGGATCTTGTTCAAATAAAGGATTTGGTTATGGCACTAGTTATTTGTAGTATAACGACTATGGGTGCCTATTTTATCGCGCCAAATGAAGCGCCAAAGCCATTGTTTTTTGGCCTTGCTGGTGCACTTATTGGGTTTATCATTTGCAGTTTTATTATTAAGCCAAAAAGAAACTTTAAGGGAACAGGAGAAAAATAATGGACATCGTATTAATTATAGAGATGATTGCTGCTGCCGTTTTAGCAGCTGTTTTATATACAATAATCGGCGTTGCGCCAGGGACAGATGAAACGGCTGTTTTAGCACCGGTGACGTTAGCGATCGTATTGGCAGGGGTAGAGCCAATTGTAGTTTTAACCTTCTTTATTTCTGCGATTGTGGCCAATAAAGTAACAGATTCGATTCCGGTTGCTCTCGCTGGTATTCCTGGCGGGGTGATGGCGACTCCGATGGTGGAGCATGCACTCGTGTTAAAAAAACATGGCATGCCTGATATCAGTATTCGCAAAATGGCATCCGGTTCTGTCATCGGGACGCTCGTTTCGGTTCCCGTAAGTTTACTGATGGCACAAGCTTTAATCCCATTTTCTGATGTCATCAAAGAATACGCAAATCCTCTCTTTTTCATTGGTGCCGTTTTACTTGCATTAATGACAAAAAATAAGTTGTTAGCACTTGTATCGATTTTTCCGTTTGCTCTATTAATTGAAGGCTTGCGCTATCTTTATTGGGGAATTGGCGTTGTACCAGAGGGAACGAATGTCTTCACTTCTTTCTTCTTAGGAATCACAATCGGTCCCGTCATTCTGACCTTGTTTGAACTTTTACATAAAGAAAAACGAGATAGTATGCCAAGATTTCCGAAGAAAACCATTGATTTTGCGCAAACGAATCCCATTAAAGGATTCCCCAGTCCCTTTAAACTATTGACAAAACAGGAAACTGGATCGAGTATGCTTGCTAGTTTTATTGGCTCGATTACCTTTATTATGAGCCCTGTTGGCATGACTATTTTCCTTGGAGAACTTTTTTCAAGCAGGGTCAAAGATCCGGTGAAAAAAGCTTCTGTAGCTATCGCGTCTATGGAGGGGCTGACTAATGCTACCTATATTTCTGGAACCTTGATTCCGTTAATTGCACTCGGTATCCCATTGTCTCCAATGGCGATTGGTCCAGCAAATGCACTTTTTAATGCACCGCCAGTGTTTACAACAGAGCATAATCTGCATCACCTCTTATCGAATGCAGACTTTGTCTGGGCAACTCTCATTGGTGCAACGATTGCCCTTGCGATCACGTATTTTGTTACCGTAAAATATGCCCACAAAATCTGTGCTTTTGTGTTCCGGTGGGTTCCCCACGAAGCAATCCTAGGACTATTTTTTGGACTTGTGCTATTATTAGCTTTTATGGACGCTGGTTTTATCAATATTATCGGTGTTCTAGTCATTGGGTTATTTGCTGGTATGCTTCATCGATGGGGCGTGAATTATGGCGTACAGTTTATGATCCTTTATTCAGCGCCATGGATTATTACTTGGTTTTAAAAATTAGACAAGAGATATTCATCTAGATGAACATCCAATATTTCGATGAAAGTGGGGATATCGATGCTTGAAACTCCACAAAAAGTTGCGGTAGGCCGAGCACATAGTAAGCTAATTTTAATTGGAGAGCATTCGGTTGTTTACGGACAACCGGCGATTGCTTTCCCATTTAAACAAATAGAAGTTAAAGTGACAGTGAAAAATATCGAGGGCAATGCGATCCAAATCGAAAGCCCCTTTTATCAAGGACCGCTAGAACAGATTCCTGAAAAGATGGAGGGAATTGGTGATTGCATCATCCAAACATTAAAGGTTCTTGAACAACGTTCCTCAGGTTTACATATTCAGATTGCATCCTCGATTCCAATTGGACGTGGATTAGGTTCAAGTGCAGCGATTGCGATTGCACTTGTTCGCGGTCTTTTTGTCTTTTTCAATCAAGAACTCAGCGATAGTCAGCTGATGGCCTTGGTGGAACGTGCGGAAAAATTTGCCCATGGAACACCAAGTGGAATCGATATGATGACTGCTTCTAGCGCCAATCCGATTTGGTTCCAAAAACAACATGTGGTAGAACATGTGAAAATTGGTGCTCCTTTTCACTTTGTCGTAGCAGACAGTGGTAGAGTTGGTGACACTTATGCAGCAGTAAAATCGATTCGAGATAAGTATGAAATCAAACCGGAGAAAATCGAGGAATCAATTACACTGCTTGGCAAATTGGCACTAGAAGTGCGACAAGGACTAGCAGCTGGTGATTCTCAACAGGTTGGCGATAAATTAAATCAAGCACAACAACATTTAGCTTTGTTAGGTGTCAGTGACCCAGGATTAGATGGTCTAGTAGATACGGCTCGAACTGCTGGAGCAATAGCCGCGAAATTAACCGGTGGCGGCCGCGGTGGTTGTATTTTAGCATTGGTAGAAAATGAACAGCTCGGAAAAAAAGTAGCTGATGCCTTGATTCAAGCTGGTGCCGCACAAACATGGCAGTACACGATAGCTAAATGCTGATAATAAATGAGGAGTGTGGTTAATGGAAGCGATCGCTCGAGCTCACACAAATATTGCATTAATAAAATATTGGGGAAAACGAAATTCGCAATTGTTTTTACCGACAAATAGTAGTTTATCCATTACATTGGATCATTTTTACACAGAAACAAAGGTCCAGTTTTCTGACCAGTTTGAAAAGGATAGCTTGCTATTAGATGGCAGCCAAGCAACAGATAAAGAAATAGTAAAAATAACAGCTTTTCTAAATCATGTGCGCAATCTTGCAGGTACTAAAACCTTTGCAAAGGTGACATCGGTTAACCATGTGCCAACAGCTGCTGGTTTTGCTTCCTCTGCTTCTGGTTATGCGGCATTAGCTACAGCTGCAAGTAAAGCGTTACAGTTAGATTTAACAGGCACAGAGCTATCTGCCTTAGCTCGTCAAGGTTCTGGTTCTGCTTCTCGCTCCATTTTTGGAGGGTTTGTCGAATGGCATAAAGGGGAGAATGAAGCAGGAACCGATTCGTTTGCGACGCAAATTTTAGACGAAAAA
Proteins encoded:
- a CDS encoding GNAT family N-acetyltransferase — its product is MKKNRFKHDDFEDDTNDEFYFIAGHTDGGATFGLHWEDIIPEELNFRPAIKKDAEEVVELIHLAIGDIAEQLTGQTKVENIHATLAKFFREENNRLSYQNVIVADIFDEITGIIVTYSGTDAYQLDKPLLERLRRKTRNQNINFDQEADIGDLYIDTISVSPKFQGYGIGSKLLRKAEELALQKGYERISLNVAKDNPDAKKLYTRRGYQEVKEIQINGHTYDYMVHTLNFHASRD
- a CDS encoding tripartite tricarboxylate transporter permease → MDIVLIIEMIAAAVLAAVLYTIIGVAPGTDETAVLAPVTLAIVLAGVEPIVVLTFFISAIVANKVTDSIPVALAGIPGGVMATPMVEHALVLKKHGMPDISIRKMASGSVIGTLVSVPVSLLMAQALIPFSDVIKEYANPLFFIGAVLLALMTKNKLLALVSIFPFALLIEGLRYLYWGIGVVPEGTNVFTSFFLGITIGPVILTLFELLHKEKRDSMPRFPKKTIDFAQTNPIKGFPSPFKLLTKQETGSSMLASFIGSITFIMSPVGMTIFLGELFSSRVKDPVKKASVAIASMEGLTNATYISGTLIPLIALGIPLSPMAIGPANALFNAPPVFTTEHNLHHLLSNADFVWATLIGATIALAITYFVTVKYAHKICAFVFRWVPHEAILGLFFGLVLLLAFMDAGFINIIGVLVIGLFAGMLHRWGVNYGVQFMILYSAPWIITWF
- the mvaD gene encoding diphosphomevalonate decarboxylase, whose translation is MEAIARAHTNIALIKYWGKRNSQLFLPTNSSLSITLDHFYTETKVQFSDQFEKDSLLLDGSQATDKEIVKITAFLNHVRNLAGTKTFAKVTSVNHVPTAAGFASSASGYAALATAASKALQLDLTGTELSALARQGSGSASRSIFGGFVEWHKGENEAGTDSFATQILDEKAWNVSVLSVVVEAGPKSVSSRDGMQRTVETSPFYDGWLATVEEDLKLMKEAINDRDFTKLGEIAEANALKMHATTLGAKPPFLYWQSATLDVMQKVMELRQQGLEAYFTIDAGPNVKVLCEPENEEMIKEKLAALSSVRDVIVCHPGPGIQYLSDWNG
- the mvk gene encoding mevalonate kinase gives rise to the protein MLETPQKVAVGRAHSKLILIGEHSVVYGQPAIAFPFKQIEVKVTVKNIEGNAIQIESPFYQGPLEQIPEKMEGIGDCIIQTLKVLEQRSSGLHIQIASSIPIGRGLGSSAAIAIALVRGLFVFFNQELSDSQLMALVERAEKFAHGTPSGIDMMTASSANPIWFQKQHVVEHVKIGAPFHFVVADSGRVGDTYAAVKSIRDKYEIKPEKIEESITLLGKLALEVRQGLAAGDSQQVGDKLNQAQQHLALLGVSDPGLDGLVDTARTAGAIAAKLTGGGRGGCILALVENEQLGKKVADALIQAGAAQTWQYTIAKC